The Rhopalosiphum maidis isolate BTI-1 chromosome 1, ASM367621v3, whole genome shotgun sequence genome has a segment encoding these proteins:
- the LOC113560564 gene encoding 1-phosphatidylinositol 4,5-bisphosphate phosphodiesterase isoform X2 codes for MTKKFEFNWQIPVPEVLLQGCVFDRWSEEKDNVEIEYGCTFKVDEYGFFIYWKSENRDGDVIELCQVSDIRSGGLPKDTRQQQQLINKHGDTLEEKSLTICSNTDYININYQHVICPDAATAKQWQEGLRKITHNNKMNNVCVRTNLMKHWMRLGMLVDPKGKVPVKVIARTFASGKTEKMVYQCLADLNLPSGKNDTIEPSDFTFDKFYELYHKICPRNDIEELFQSITQGKAENISLDQFITFLNEKQRDPRLNEILYPLYDEKRAIEIINDYEPSEEVKNEKQLSKEGLIRYLMSDENAPVFLDRLDFYMDMDQPLAHYYINSSHNTYLSGRQFGGKSSVEMYRQTLLAGCRCVELDCWDGKGEEEEPIITHGKAMCTDILFKDVIYAIRDTAFVTSDFPIILSFENHCCKSQQYKLAKYCDEILGDLLMRECLPDFPCDPGVALPPPSMLKRKIMIKNKRLKPEVEKSELELFRKGQFVIEDEEKEDATAVTSNPPEEKKVEVPDVGTGTEGAEAPPPIQYTGSTTNVHPWLSSMVNYAQPIKFQGFDVAEKKNIHHNMSSFAENTGLGYLKSQAIEFVNYNKRQMSRIYPKGTRADSSNYMPQVFWNAGCQMVSLNFQTADLPMQLNQGKFEYNGNCGYLLKPDFMRRADRSFDPFAESPVDGVIAAQCSVQVIAGQFLSDKKVGTYVEVDMYGLPTDTIRKEFRTRMVPSNGLNPVYNEEPFLFRKVVLPDLAVLRIGVYEENGKLLGQRILPLDGLQAGYRHISLRSEANFPMALPMLFCNIELKIYVPDGFEDFMAALSDPRAFLSAQEKRAQQMKAMGIEETDINTKDILAGNAGEGEKTGKKGSKNKKSDEPKKEEELKFENINLEYLRNDKGFQKARRKQEKELETLRKRQAKEKSAIQKHQCTSVEKAVKGKDKTEVINDGGVKKLVTEQMTQWSEMVERHRREKWALQKQQATEQQDALLKLMENLQAAQMKQLEVRHEKDLKEMNTRQAKVSVEVMKEVMNDKTLKTKGDKDRRLREKKQNNTKKFMDERKYAQIKQAKDKDKLQAKHEKQKQELVKEINNLLEMYKNEEIEYELSNKTEFFV; via the exons ATGACaaagaaatttgaattcaattggCAGATCCCAGTTCCGGAAGTGTTGTTACAAGGTTGTGTGTTCGACCGCTGGTCTGAAGAAAAAGATAATGTGGAAATCGAATATGGCTGTACATTCAAGGTTGATGAATATGGATTCTTCATCTATTGGAAAAGTGAAAATCGA GATGGGGACGTCATTGAGTTGTGCCAGGTCAGTGACATACGCTCTGGAGGATTACCCAAA GATACCCGACAACAACAGCAGTTGATAAATAAACATGGTGATACCTTGGAAGAGAAATCCCTAACTATATGCAGCAACACGGATTACATCAACATAAATTATCAGCATGTTATTTGTCCAGATGCTGCTACAGCTAAA CAATGGCAAGAAGGCCTTCGTAAAATTACGCATAACAACAAAATGAACAATGTTTGTGTACGGACCAATCTTATGAAACA ttggatGCGATTAGGCATGTTGGTGGATCCAAAAGGTAAAGTTCCTGTAAAAGTAATCGCTAGAACATTTGCTTCAggtaaaactgaaaaaatggTTTACCAGTGTTTGGCTGATCTCAACTTGCCTAGTGGAAAA aaTGATACTATTGAACCATCAGATTTTACATTTGATAAATTCTATGAACTTTATCACAAGATATGCCCTAGAAATGATATCGAAGAACTTTTCCAGTCAAT cACTCAAGGAAAAGCTGAAAATATCAGTTTGGATCAATTTATCACATTCCTAAATGAGAAACAGCGTGATCCTCGTTTAAACGAGATTTTGTATCCTCTGTATGATGAAAAGAGAGCAATTGAAATTATCAACGACTATGAACCATCTGAAGAAGTGAAGAAtgaaa agcaATTATCAAAAGAAGGTCTCATTAGATACCTAATGTCTGATGAAAATGCACCAGTTTTTTTGGATCGATTAGATTTCTACATGGATATGGATCAACCTTTagctcattattatattaattcatctCATAACACATATTTATCTGGACGACAATTTGGTGGCAAGTCTAGTGTTGAAATGTATCGTCAGACACTTTTAGCTGGATGCAG ATGTGTTGAACTCGATTGTTGGGATGGTAAAGGCGAAGAAGAAGAACCTATTATTACCCACGGGAAAGCCATGTGTACAGATATTCTATTTAAG GATGTAATCTATGCTATCCGAGACACAGCATTTGTAACATCTGACtttccaattattttatcatttgagAATCATTGTTGTAAAAGTCAACAATACAAACTTGCCAAATATTGTGATGAAATTCTTGGAGATTTATTAATGAGAGAATGCCTACCTGATTTTCCA tgtgATCCAGGAGTGGCATTACCTCCTCCGTCAATGCTTAAAaggaaaattatgataaagaaTAAACGGTTAAAACCAGAAGTTGAAAAAAGTGAGTTAGAGCTGTTTAGGAAAGGTCAGTTTGTCATTGAGGATGAAGAAAAAGAGGATGCAACTGCAGTGACTTCAAATCCACCTGAAGAAAAAAAG GTTGAAGTACCTGATGTGGGAACAGGTACTGAAGGTGCCGAGGCACCACcgcctatacaatatactggATCAACTACAAATGTACATCCGTGGTTATCTTCGATGGTTAATTATGCACAGCCTATCAAATTTCAGGGATTTGATGTAGCTGAAA aaaagaatattcatcataatatgaGTTCCTTTGCTGAAAACACTGGACTTGGGTATTTAAAATCTCAAgcaattgaatttgtaaactACAATAAAAGACAGATGAGCCGTATCTATCCAAAAGGAACCCGTGCTGATTCTTCAAACTATATGCcacaa gtATTTTGGAACGCTGGTTGTCAAATggtatcattaaattttcaaactgcTGACTTGCCTATGCAGCTTAATCAGggaaaatttgaatacaatggTAACTGTGGATACTTATTGAAACCAGATTTCATGCGCAGAGCAGACCGAAGCTTTGACCCATTTGCAGAATCCCCTGTAGATGGGGTGATTGCTGCCCAGTGTTCTGTTCAAGTGATTGCTGGCCAATTTTTGTCTGATAAGAAGGTTGGTACTTATGTTGAAGTTGATATGTATGGCCTTCCTACAGATACTATCCGTAAAGAATTCCGTACCCGGATGGTACCTAGCAATGGTTTAAATCCAGTGTACAATGAAgaaccatttttatttagaaag GTAGTGTTACCAGATTTAGCAGTATTGAGGATTGGTGTGTATGAAGAAAATGGAAAACTATTGGGACAAAGAATTTTGCCTTTGGATGGTCTACAAGCTGGCTATAGACATATATCATTAAGATCAGAAGCCAATTTCCCAATGGCTCTTCCTATGTTATTCTGTAACattgaattgaaaatttatgttCCTGATGGTTTTGAAG aTTTCATGGCTGCTTTATCTGATCCAAGAGCATTTTTGTCAGCACAAGAAAAACGTGCGCAACAGATGAAGGCTATGGGTATCGAAGAAACCGATATTAATACCAAAGATATTTTAGCTGGTAATGCAGGAGAAGGCGAGAAGACTGGTAAAAAGGggagcaaaaataaaaagtctgATGAACCAAAGAAag AGGAAGAACTGAAATTCGAAAATATAAACCTCGAGTACCTGAGAAATGACAAAGGATTTCAAAAAGCAAGACGAAAGCAAGAAAAAGAATTAGAGACTTTACGCAAGCGACAAGCTAAGGAAAAGTCTGCTATACAAAAACACCAATGTACCTCTGTGGAAAAAGCTGTTAAAGGCAAAGA CAAAACTGAAGTAATCAATGATGGCGGTGTTAAAAAATTGGTGACTGAGCAAATGACTCAGTGGTCTGAAATGGTTGAACGTCATAGGCGAGAGAAATGGGCATTACAAAAACAACAAGCTACTGAACAGCAGGATGCCCTTTTAAAACTTATGGAGAACCTCCAAGCTGCACAAATGAAGCAGTTAGAAGTTCGACACGAaaa AGATTTAAAAGAGATGAACACCAGACAGGCAAAGGTATCTGTCGAAGTGATGAAAGAGGTGATGAACGATAAGACGTTGAAGACAAAAGGTGACAAGGACAGGCGATTAAGAGAAAAGAAACAGAACAACACTAAAAAATTCATGGATGAGAGAAAATATGCTCAG ATTAAACAAGCTAAAGATAAGGACAAGTTGCAGGCGAAACATGAGAAGCAAAAGCAAGAGTTGGTTAAAGAAATAAACAAT CTTTTGGAGATGTACAAGAACGAGGAGATCGAGTACGAGCTGAGCAACAAGACTGAGTTTTTCGTATGA
- the LOC113560564 gene encoding 1-phosphatidylinositol 4,5-bisphosphate phosphodiesterase isoform X1, which yields MTKKFEFNWQIPVPEVLLQGCVFDRWSEEKDNVEIEYGCTFKVDEYGFFIYWKSENRDGDVIELCQVSDIRSGGLPKDTRQQQQLINKHGDTLEEKSLTICSNTDYININYQHVICPDAATAKQWQEGLRKITHNNKMNNVCVRTNLMKHWMRLGMLVDPKGKVPVKVIARTFASGKTEKMVYQCLADLNLPSGKNDTIEPSDFTFDKFYELYHKICPRNDIEELFQSITQGKAENISLDQFITFLNEKQRDPRLNEILYPLYDEKRAIEIINDYEPSEEVKNEKQLSKEGLIRYLMSDENAPVFLDRLDFYMDMDQPLAHYYINSSHNTYLSGRQFGGKSSVEMYRQTLLAGCRCVELDCWDGKGEEEEPIITHGKAMCTDILFKDVIYAIRDTAFVTSDFPIILSFENHCCKSQQYKLAKYCDEILGDLLMRECLPDFPCDPGVALPPPSMLKRKIMIKNKRLKPEVEKSELELFRKGQFVIEDEEKEDATAVTSNPPEEKKVEVPDVGTGTEGAEAPPPIQYTGSTTNVHPWLSSMVNYAQPIKFQGFDVAEKKNIHHNMSSFAENTGLGYLKSQAIEFVNYNKRQMSRIYPKGTRADSSNYMPQVFWNAGCQMVSLNFQTADLPMQLNQGKFEYNGNCGYLLKPDFMRRADRSFDPFAESPVDGVIAAQCSVQVIAGQFLSDKKVGTYVEVDMYGLPTDTIRKEFRTRMVPSNGLNPVYNEEPFLFRKVVLPDLAVLRIGVYEENGKLLGQRILPLDGLQAGYRHISLRSEANFPMALPMLFCNIELKIYVPDGFEDFMAALSDPRAFLSAQEKRAQQMKAMGIEETDINTKDILAGNAGEGEKTGKKGSKNKKSDEPKKEEELKFENINLEYLRNDKGFQKARRKQEKELETLRKRQAKEKSAIQKHQCTSVEKAVKGKDKTEVINDGGVKKLVTEQMTQWSEMVERHRREKWALQKQQATEQQDALLKLMENLQAAQMKQLEVRHEKDLKEMNTRQAKVSVEVMKEVMNDKTLKTKGDKDRRLREKKQNNTKKFMDERKYAQIKQAKDKDKLQAKHEKQKQELVKEINNIFDLYILAFGDVQERGDRVRAEQQD from the exons ATGACaaagaaatttgaattcaattggCAGATCCCAGTTCCGGAAGTGTTGTTACAAGGTTGTGTGTTCGACCGCTGGTCTGAAGAAAAAGATAATGTGGAAATCGAATATGGCTGTACATTCAAGGTTGATGAATATGGATTCTTCATCTATTGGAAAAGTGAAAATCGA GATGGGGACGTCATTGAGTTGTGCCAGGTCAGTGACATACGCTCTGGAGGATTACCCAAA GATACCCGACAACAACAGCAGTTGATAAATAAACATGGTGATACCTTGGAAGAGAAATCCCTAACTATATGCAGCAACACGGATTACATCAACATAAATTATCAGCATGTTATTTGTCCAGATGCTGCTACAGCTAAA CAATGGCAAGAAGGCCTTCGTAAAATTACGCATAACAACAAAATGAACAATGTTTGTGTACGGACCAATCTTATGAAACA ttggatGCGATTAGGCATGTTGGTGGATCCAAAAGGTAAAGTTCCTGTAAAAGTAATCGCTAGAACATTTGCTTCAggtaaaactgaaaaaatggTTTACCAGTGTTTGGCTGATCTCAACTTGCCTAGTGGAAAA aaTGATACTATTGAACCATCAGATTTTACATTTGATAAATTCTATGAACTTTATCACAAGATATGCCCTAGAAATGATATCGAAGAACTTTTCCAGTCAAT cACTCAAGGAAAAGCTGAAAATATCAGTTTGGATCAATTTATCACATTCCTAAATGAGAAACAGCGTGATCCTCGTTTAAACGAGATTTTGTATCCTCTGTATGATGAAAAGAGAGCAATTGAAATTATCAACGACTATGAACCATCTGAAGAAGTGAAGAAtgaaa agcaATTATCAAAAGAAGGTCTCATTAGATACCTAATGTCTGATGAAAATGCACCAGTTTTTTTGGATCGATTAGATTTCTACATGGATATGGATCAACCTTTagctcattattatattaattcatctCATAACACATATTTATCTGGACGACAATTTGGTGGCAAGTCTAGTGTTGAAATGTATCGTCAGACACTTTTAGCTGGATGCAG ATGTGTTGAACTCGATTGTTGGGATGGTAAAGGCGAAGAAGAAGAACCTATTATTACCCACGGGAAAGCCATGTGTACAGATATTCTATTTAAG GATGTAATCTATGCTATCCGAGACACAGCATTTGTAACATCTGACtttccaattattttatcatttgagAATCATTGTTGTAAAAGTCAACAATACAAACTTGCCAAATATTGTGATGAAATTCTTGGAGATTTATTAATGAGAGAATGCCTACCTGATTTTCCA tgtgATCCAGGAGTGGCATTACCTCCTCCGTCAATGCTTAAAaggaaaattatgataaagaaTAAACGGTTAAAACCAGAAGTTGAAAAAAGTGAGTTAGAGCTGTTTAGGAAAGGTCAGTTTGTCATTGAGGATGAAGAAAAAGAGGATGCAACTGCAGTGACTTCAAATCCACCTGAAGAAAAAAAG GTTGAAGTACCTGATGTGGGAACAGGTACTGAAGGTGCCGAGGCACCACcgcctatacaatatactggATCAACTACAAATGTACATCCGTGGTTATCTTCGATGGTTAATTATGCACAGCCTATCAAATTTCAGGGATTTGATGTAGCTGAAA aaaagaatattcatcataatatgaGTTCCTTTGCTGAAAACACTGGACTTGGGTATTTAAAATCTCAAgcaattgaatttgtaaactACAATAAAAGACAGATGAGCCGTATCTATCCAAAAGGAACCCGTGCTGATTCTTCAAACTATATGCcacaa gtATTTTGGAACGCTGGTTGTCAAATggtatcattaaattttcaaactgcTGACTTGCCTATGCAGCTTAATCAGggaaaatttgaatacaatggTAACTGTGGATACTTATTGAAACCAGATTTCATGCGCAGAGCAGACCGAAGCTTTGACCCATTTGCAGAATCCCCTGTAGATGGGGTGATTGCTGCCCAGTGTTCTGTTCAAGTGATTGCTGGCCAATTTTTGTCTGATAAGAAGGTTGGTACTTATGTTGAAGTTGATATGTATGGCCTTCCTACAGATACTATCCGTAAAGAATTCCGTACCCGGATGGTACCTAGCAATGGTTTAAATCCAGTGTACAATGAAgaaccatttttatttagaaag GTAGTGTTACCAGATTTAGCAGTATTGAGGATTGGTGTGTATGAAGAAAATGGAAAACTATTGGGACAAAGAATTTTGCCTTTGGATGGTCTACAAGCTGGCTATAGACATATATCATTAAGATCAGAAGCCAATTTCCCAATGGCTCTTCCTATGTTATTCTGTAACattgaattgaaaatttatgttCCTGATGGTTTTGAAG aTTTCATGGCTGCTTTATCTGATCCAAGAGCATTTTTGTCAGCACAAGAAAAACGTGCGCAACAGATGAAGGCTATGGGTATCGAAGAAACCGATATTAATACCAAAGATATTTTAGCTGGTAATGCAGGAGAAGGCGAGAAGACTGGTAAAAAGGggagcaaaaataaaaagtctgATGAACCAAAGAAag AGGAAGAACTGAAATTCGAAAATATAAACCTCGAGTACCTGAGAAATGACAAAGGATTTCAAAAAGCAAGACGAAAGCAAGAAAAAGAATTAGAGACTTTACGCAAGCGACAAGCTAAGGAAAAGTCTGCTATACAAAAACACCAATGTACCTCTGTGGAAAAAGCTGTTAAAGGCAAAGA CAAAACTGAAGTAATCAATGATGGCGGTGTTAAAAAATTGGTGACTGAGCAAATGACTCAGTGGTCTGAAATGGTTGAACGTCATAGGCGAGAGAAATGGGCATTACAAAAACAACAAGCTACTGAACAGCAGGATGCCCTTTTAAAACTTATGGAGAACCTCCAAGCTGCACAAATGAAGCAGTTAGAAGTTCGACACGAaaa AGATTTAAAAGAGATGAACACCAGACAGGCAAAGGTATCTGTCGAAGTGATGAAAGAGGTGATGAACGATAAGACGTTGAAGACAAAAGGTGACAAGGACAGGCGATTAAGAGAAAAGAAACAGAACAACACTAAAAAATTCATGGATGAGAGAAAATATGCTCAG ATTAAACAAGCTAAAGATAAGGACAAGTTGCAGGCGAAACATGAGAAGCAAAAGCAAGAGTTGGTTAAAGAAATAAACAAT ATATTCGATCTGTACATTTTAGCTTTTGGAGATGTACAAGAACGAGGAGATCGAGTACGAGCTGAGCAACAAGACTGA